A single genomic interval of Lactococcus sp. S-13 harbors:
- a CDS encoding Cof-type HAD-IIB family hydrolase produces MDKLLEKAKKIKIIFFDIDDTLRLKDPAFMPESINEVFEKLREKGIMTGIATGRNLFGVVPEVRALKPDFYVAINGAYVENAQTEEVIFKNTFSKTLIAEIISWLETQKSEYSFVSSDSLRISKWTDVAAEAIGPIYAELAESPDYYKTHDVYQMLTVSDHDDQLVLPEHLKDKIRMVRWHPYSSDIVPQEGSKAIGCEKVLDLLGLTAENMMNFGDGLNDRELFDFAGLSVAMEVSHPEILEKADYVTDRVENDGILKALQFLKIID; encoded by the coding sequence ATGGACAAATTATTAGAAAAAGCAAAGAAAATAAAAATTATTTTCTTTGATATTGACGATACACTGCGCCTGAAAGATCCAGCATTCATGCCTGAATCAATCAATGAAGTGTTTGAGAAATTGCGTGAAAAAGGGATTATGACTGGGATCGCAACCGGTCGAAATCTTTTTGGTGTGGTTCCTGAAGTGCGAGCGCTCAAGCCAGACTTTTACGTCGCGATTAACGGAGCTTATGTCGAAAATGCGCAGACTGAAGAAGTGATTTTTAAAAACACCTTCTCCAAAACGCTCATTGCTGAGATTATCAGCTGGCTTGAAACACAAAAGAGTGAGTATTCTTTTGTTTCAAGCGATAGTCTGCGCATTTCTAAGTGGACAGATGTGGCTGCAGAAGCAATCGGCCCAATTTATGCAGAACTTGCCGAAAGCCCTGATTATTACAAAACACATGATGTCTATCAAATGTTGACTGTTTCTGATCACGACGATCAGCTAGTTTTGCCTGAACATCTGAAAGATAAAATTCGCATGGTGCGCTGGCATCCGTACAGCTCGGACATTGTTCCTCAAGAAGGGTCCAAAGCGATTGGCTGTGAAAAAGTTTTAGATTTACTAGGCTTGACAGCAGAGAATATGATGAATTTTGGTGACGGACTCAACGATCGTGAACTCTTTGATTTTGCTGGCCTATCGGTAGCAATGGAAGTTTCTCATCCAGAAATTTTGGAAAAAGCAGATTATGTTACTGATCGTGTTGAAAACGACGGAATTTTGAAAGCTCTACAATTTTTAAAAATTATTGATTAA
- a CDS encoding response regulator encodes MDKIKLLIVDDHQMVRLGLSSFMNIQPDIEVVGEAADGESGFLKAEKLNPDVILMDLVMDRLDGIGATQKILAKNPDRKILILTSFIDDEKVFPALAAGAKGYILKTSQAAEIASAIRKVANGEDVLSDAVREKIAQQKHRKHELYDDLSKRELEVLKVLATGLSNQEIADELFISLKTVKTHVSNIFNKLEVSDRTQATIYAIQHNLV; translated from the coding sequence ATGGATAAAATTAAACTTCTGATTGTAGATGATCACCAGATGGTTCGACTTGGTTTGTCAAGTTTTATGAATATTCAACCCGACATTGAAGTTGTTGGTGAAGCTGCTGATGGAGAATCAGGATTTTTGAAAGCTGAAAAGCTCAACCCTGACGTGATTTTGATGGACTTGGTCATGGATCGTTTGGATGGCATTGGCGCCACCCAAAAAATTCTGGCCAAAAATCCCGATCGTAAAATTTTGATTTTAACTAGCTTTATTGATGATGAAAAAGTCTTTCCAGCCCTAGCAGCAGGTGCCAAAGGCTATATTTTGAAAACCTCTCAAGCTGCTGAAATTGCCTCAGCAATTCGCAAAGTAGCCAATGGTGAAGATGTCCTTTCTGACGCAGTCAGAGAAAAAATTGCCCAACAAAAGCACCGCAAACATGAGCTTTATGATGACTTATCCAAACGTGAACTCGAAGTTTTAAAAGTTCTCGCTACAGGTTTATCGAACCAAGAAATTGCGGATGAACTCTTTATCAGCCTAAAAACGGTCAAAACACACGTTTCTAATATTTTCAACAAACTTGAAGTTTCCGACCGAACCCAAGCCACGATTTACGCCATTCAGCATAATTTGGTCTAA